The following nucleotide sequence is from Salinigranum halophilum.
TCGGCGCGCTGTTCGCGCTCAATCCGCTTCTCGTGTACTACTCGCGCTTCATGCGCAACGACGTCCTCGTCGCCGCGTTCTCCGTCGTCGCCCTCGGCTTCCTCCTCAGACTGCTGGTGACCCGCCGCCTCCCGTATCTGGTCGGGGCCGGTGCCTCCATGGGGCTGGCGTTCACCACGAAGGAGAACGCCCTGCTCTACGTCCTCTGTTTCCTCGGTGCCGGCGCGCTCCTCCTCGACCACCGACTCGTCCGCGAGGCGCGGGCAGGTACCCGGTTGAGCGACGTCTTCGCCGAGACGTGGCCCACCGCCGCCTACCGGTGGGTCCGCGGCGAGGAGGGGACGTTCGAGCGCGGCCTCGCCCGAGTCGGCCTCGCCGCCGTCGGGGCCCTCGCGGCGTTCTTCGTCGTCGTCGTCTTCTTCTACGCCCCGCGCCCGGACCTCTGGACCGCGCTGTCGAACCCGGCGTCGCTGCCCGGCGTGGTCGAGGCCAGTACGGTCGAACCCGCAGAACGGCTCTACGGCACCTGGATCGACGGCGGTCACCAGGACAACCCGTACCTCCCGTTCCTGCACGACTATCTGGAGACGCTCGTCTACGGCGCGCCGGTGGTCCTCGTGTTCGGCCTCGTCGGGTCGGTGGTCGACCGCTACTCGCCCGTCGACCCGGGCTTTCGGCCGCTCGTCGCCTTCGCGGTCTACTGGGGGCTCGCGAGCGTCGTCGGCTACCCGCTCGCGACGGACATCGAAGCCCCGTGGGCGGTTGTCCACGCCGTCGTTCCCTTCGCGATTCCCGCCGCGGTCGGCCTCGCGTTCGCCTTCCGCGCCGGCCTCGACGCGCTCGGCGACGACGACCGGGTCTCGACCGGCCTCGCCGCGCTCGTGCTCCTCGCCGCCCTCGGCGGGACGATGGGGGCGAACGCGGCGTACTGGAACTCCACCGAGGAGGCGGACAAGGCAGTCCTCCAGTGGGCTCAGCCCGGGAACGACCTCCGCGAATCCGTCGTGGAGATGCGGGCGGTCGTCGAGGCCAACGAGGGGACGGACGTCCTCTTCTACGGGACGACGACACCCGGCGGCGACTCCGTCGAACTGTACGTCTCCGACGAGTCCTCCGCCGACACGCCACCGCCGGGTGGCCCTGCCTGGCACTCGCGGCTCCCGCTCCCGTGGTACCTCGAACTGTCCGACGCGGAGGTGACCTCGACCGCGCCCGAGACGCCGCCCGAGGAGGCGCTCGCGGACGCGCCGCCGGTCGTCATCGCACACGACTGGGACCGCTCCGAGGTCGAACCGCACCTCGAGGGGTACACGGCCCGCGAGCACGCGTTCAAGCTCTGGGGTGAACACATCGTGGTCTTCGTCGACCAGGACGCCCTCCGGCGCGCGACGAGCTAACCCGCGCCTCGTCGGACCACACGTCCGTGTCTATCTCGCGGGGCGAGGTGGCAACTCTTATGCACTGACGTACACGACTGACGCGCGTGACACTCGACTCCGCCCCCACCCTCCCCGGGCCGACCCTCGGCGTCGTCGGCGGCGGCCAGCTCGGCCGGATGCTGGCCGAGGCCGCGGCTCCGCTCGGCGTCAGCGTGGTCGTGCTCGACCCGACCCCCGAGTGCCCCGCGTCGGTCGCTGCCGACCAGGTCGTCGGCTCCTTCGACGACCCCGAGGGGGTCGCCGACCTCGCCGCGCGGTGTGACGTCCTCACCTACGAGATCGAACTCGCCGACCCGGACCTCCTCGACGAGGTGAGCCGAGCACACGACGTCCCGGTCCACCCCTCGCCCGACACGCTCCGCGTCATCGAGGACAAGTTCCACCAGAACCGGATGCTCTCGGACGCGAACGTCCCCGTCGCGCCGTTCCGCCGCGTCGAGAGCGTCGCCGACCTCGAATCGGCCGTCGACGAGTTCGACGGCGTCATGCTCAAGGCACGCCGCGGCGGCTACGACGGCCGCGGGAACGTGCCCGTGCCGACGCCGGCCGACGCCGCCGACGCGCTCGACCAGCTCGAGGGGATGGTCATGGCCGAGGCGTTCGTCGACTTCGACCGCGAACTCTCGGTCATCGGCTGTGTCGGCGACGACGAGATCCGAACGTTCCCCGTCGGCGAGAACGTCCACGAGGAGGAGATACTCAGAGAGACCGTCGTCCCGGCACGGACGACGGACGCGGTGGCCGACCGCGCACAGCGTGTCGCCCGCGACGTCCTCGCCGAACTCGCGGGCCGCGGCGTCTACGGCATCGAACTGTTCGAGGTCGACGGCAACATCCTCGTGAACGAGATCGCCCCGCGTCCGCACAACTCGGGCCACTGGAGCATCGAGGGTGCCGTCACCTCCCAGTTCGAACAGCACGTCCGTGCCGTGTTGGGGTGGCCGCTCGGGTCGACTCGACTGCGCGCGCCGACGGTGTCGGCGAACGTCCTCGGGACCGTCGACGCGCCACGGCCGGCGCGCCTCGGTAACGTCGACGCCGTTCTCGCCGCACCCGGCGCAGCGCTGCACTGGTACGGGAAACACGAGGTCCGTCCGCTGCGGAAGATGGGCCACGTGACGCTCGTGGGCGACGCCGGCGAGGGAGACGGCGTCGACGACACGGAGACGCTCCTCTCGCGCGCGAGAGAGACACGCGACAGCCTGACGTTTCACTGACCACCACGCGACACTGACATTTCACCGACCCTGCCAATGACCGACGAATCCGACCTCATCGACAGACTCCGCGACGAAGCCGCACAGGACCGCCCCGCAGAGGAGACCCCCGACGTGGGCATCATCATGGGCTCCGACTCGGACCTCCCCGTGATGGCGGGGGCGTACGAGGCACTCTCCGAACTCGGCTTCGGCGAGCAGACAGACTTCGGGGACTCCCCCGAGGAACGGTTCACCTTCGAGAGCTACGTCGTCTCCGCACACCGGACGCCCGACCTGATGTACGCCTACGCGGACACCGCGGAGGCGCGTGGCCTCGACGTCATCGTCGCCGGTGCCGGCGGCAAGAGCGCGGACCTCCCGAACATGACCGCCTCCATCGCGTTCCCGGTGCCCGTGGTGGGTGTCCCGGTTCAGGAGAAGTCCGTCGACTCCGTCATCGGGATGCCGACCGGCGCGCCCATCACCGCGGTCGACGCGGGCAAGTCGTTCAACGCCGCCCTGTCGGCCGCGCAGGTGCTCGCGCGCGAACACGACGAGGTGAACGAGCGACTCGTCGCGTTCCACGAGGGCCAGAAGGAGGGTGTCGCGGACGTCTCCCGGGCCCTCCACGACCTGGGACTCGAGGGGTTCCGCGCGCGCTCCGACGAGTCGTAGGCGGCAAACCGCCCGACAGCGGCATCGTCACGTGATATCACATGGCACGACTTTCTGCGAACGCTGTCGCTCCGTGAAGATAGCGGACGGAGCGGTGTTCGGTCGCCCGCCAGGGCACAAATCAACGCTTATAATGGTGGTGTTCTAACCGACGGACGATAGGAGACTTCCGTATGAACGATTGGATAGCAATCGGCGCGTTGGGCCTCGTCGGAATCGGCCTCCCCCTGGGGATGATGGCCGCTTCGGCGATTCTGCGCCCGACCGTGCCGGAACAAGGCAAGAGCGCCACCTACGAGAGCGGTGAGGTGCCGACAGGGACGGCGCGCGTCCAGTTCAACATTCAGTACTACATGGTCGCGCTGCTGTTCGTCATCTTCGACATCGAAACCGTTCTCATCCTCCCGTGGACCGTCATCTACCGGTCCGCGCTCGAACAGGGCGCGAGCCTGGCGACCGTGTTGCTGCCGATGCTGATATTCATCGGCGTGCTGGTCGTCGGCCTCGTGTGGGCGTGGCGTAACGGCGCCGTCAGGTGGGTCAAGAGCCCGCGTGCGAGCCGCCGGAAGACAGAGAGACAAGACGCATGAGCAGCGACAACAAACCGTTCGTAACCGACGACGCACAAGTACAGACCGCGACCCGGGACGCCCGGATGGCTGGGGCAGACGACCGGTTCAACTCGACGCTGCGTGAGGCGTTCGGCTCCTCGCCGTTCATTCTCACGAAGTTCGACCAGTTCATGAACTGGGTCCGCGGGTCGTCGATGTTCATGCTGCAGTTCGGTATCGCCTGCTGCAGCATCGAGATGATGCACACCTACGCCGTCAAGCACGACCTCGACCGCTTCGGTGCCGGTGTGCCGCGGGCTTCCCCGCGACAGGCGGACGTCATCATCGTCCCCGGGACCATCGTCTCGAAGTTCGCCCCGCGCATGAAGCGCGTCTACGACCAGATGCCCGAGCCGAAGTTCGTCATCGGCATGGGTTCGTGTACCATCTCCGGTGGGCCGTTCCAGGAGGGGTACAACGTCATCAAGGGCGCAGAGGAGGTCATCCCGGTCGACATCCACGTCCCGGGCTGTCCCCCGCGCCCCGAGGCGCTCGTCTACGGCGTCGCGAAGCTCCAAGAGCGCATCGCCAACGGCGAGTCCTCGCCGGTGACGGTGAAACCCTACGAACTCGAACAGTTCGGCGACCTCGAGCGCGACGAAATCGTCGACCAACTGGCCGAGGAGATCGACACCGACGACCTCGTCATGCGCTACAACTGGGGTGACTCGCCATGAGTCTCGAAGAGCCCGCCGACTCGACGCCAGAACTCGTCGAGGAGTCCCTTCCGACCACGGGCGACGAGCTCGAGGAACTGCTGGGCGAGCACGTCCTCAAGCGTGACGACCACCTGAACGCGCCCGGCTTCGAGATTCGCCCCGACGCCGTCCAGGACGTCCTCTCGACGCTCAAGCAGGAGGCCGGCTTCGACCACCTCTCGTGTGTCACCGCACAGGAGTACGAGGACCGCTACGAGTCCATCTACCACCTCACCTCCTACGACGACCGCACGCGGGAGGCGAGCGTCGTCGTCCCCACCGCCAAGGACGCCCCCAAGAGCCAGACGGCCGAGCCGGTGTTCCGGACCGCCGACTGGCACGAACGCGAAGCGTACGACCTGGTCGGTATCGAGTACGAGGGTCACCCCGACCTCCGACGCATCCTCCTCCCCGAGACGTGGCAGGGTCACCCCCTCGGCCTCGACTACGACCAGGACCGCCCGCAGATCGTCACCCTCAAAGAGCACGCCAACCCGCTGCAGGAAGACCACGCCGACGACGAGGGCAACACGATGTTCGTCAACATCGGCCCGCACCACCCGGCGACCCACGGCGTGCTTCACGTGAAGACGACGCTCGACGGCGAGCAGATCGCCGACCTCGAGTCCGACATCGGCTACCTCCACCGCTGTGAAGAGCAGCTGTGCCAGCAGGGGACCTACCGCTATCAGATCATGCCGTACCCCGACCGCTGGGACTACATCTCGGCGGGGCTGCTCAACGAGTGGGCGTACGCGCGCGCGGCCGAAGACATGGCCGACATCGAGGTGCCCGAGTACGCACAGATCATCCGGACCCTGGGTGCGGAGGTCTGCCGCATCGCCTCGCACATGCTCGCCGTCGGGACGTTCGCGCTGGACGTCTACGGCGACTTCACGGCCATCTTCATGTACGCGGTCCGCGACCGCGAGAAGGCCCAGAACATCCTGGAAGACCTCACCGGACAGCGGCTGATGTTCAACTACTTCCGGTTAGGGGGAGTGGTCTGGGACCTCCCCGAACCCCGCGAGGACTTCTTCGACAAGATTCGGACGTTCCTCGACGAACTCCCCGAGGCACTCGAGGAGTACCACGACATGATCTCGGCGAACGAGATTCTGCAGGTCCGCACCGTCGGGACCGGCGTCTTACCGCCGGAGGTCGCCAAGTCCTACGGCGCGACCGGGCCGGTCGCCCGCGGGTCGGGCGTCGACTACGACCTCCGTCGGGACGACCCCTACGGCTACTACGACGAACTCGACTGGGACGTCGTCACCGAGGACGGCTGCGACAACTTCTCGCGCCTGCTCGTGCGCCTGCGCGAGGTCGAGGAGTCGGCGAAGATCATCGAACAGTGCGTCGACCTGCTCGAGGACTGGCCCGAAGAGGAGCGGAACATCCAGGCGAACGTGCCCCGGACCATCCGCCCGGACGACGACACGGAGATCTACCGGGCGGTCGAGGGGGCGAAGGGCGAACTCGGCATCTACATGCGCGCCGACGGGACGGACAAGCCCGCCCGATTCAAGATCCGCTCGCCGTGCTTCTCGAACCTCCAGACGCTCCCCGAGATGAGTGAGGGAGAGTACATCCCCGACATGATCGCCTCGCTCGGCAGCCTCGACATCGTGCTCGGTGAGGTGGATCGCTGATGCTCGCGGAGGCGCTCTTACAGTCGAGCGCGCCGCTCCCCGACGCGATCGCGCGGCTCCTCGGGCTCGACGGTCTCGCGGGTGCCGTCGTCGGCGGCCTCATCGGAGCGTTCATCATCGCGAACCTGATGCTGACGATGACGGCCGTCGCCGGCCCCTGGGCGAAGCGGAAGATCACCGCCGCCTTCACCGACAGGATCGCCGTCAACCGTATCGGTCCGTTCGGTCTGCTCATCATCGTCGCGGACGCGGTCCGACTGCTCTCGAAGGAGCTCATCGTTCCCGAAGGCGTGGACCGGCCGGCGTGGGACCTCGCACCCATCGTCCTGCCCTTCTCGGCTCTCCTCGGGTTCGCCGTCATCCCGTTCGGGAACGGCATCCAGTTGGCCGACCCCGAGACCGGGCTGGCGTTCGCCTTCGCGGCGGCGTCGATCGCCTCACTCGGCCTGGTGATGGCGGGCTACGCATCGAACAACAAGTACTCGCTGCTCGGTGGCCTGCGCTCTATCGCACAGAACATCGCGTACGAGATTCCGCTCCTGATTACGGCCGCGTCGGTCGTCATCTTCACCGGGACGCTTCAGATGAGCGGCATCGTCTCCGCACAGGCGGAGCCGCTCGTCACCGTCGCGGGCGTGACGATTCCGCAGTGGTTCGCGTTCGTCAACCCGTTCGCGTTCGTCCTGTTCATGGCGGCGAACATGGCCGAGATCGGCCGCAACCCGTTCGACATCCCGGAGGCGCCGACCGAAATCGTCGCCGGCTACCAGACGGAGTACTCCTCGGTGTACTTCGTCCTCTTCTATCTCGGCGAGTTCATCCACATCTTCCTCGGCGGCGCGCTCGCCGCCGTGTTGTTCCTCGGCGGGCCGGCCGGCCCGGTCCTGCCGGGCTTCGTGTGGATGATCATCAAGATGTGGGCGTTCTTCCTGTTCACGCAGTGGTGCCGCTCGGCGGTGCCCCGCGTCCGCATCGACCAGCTCATCGAGATCGGCTGGAAGGGTATGCTCGTCCTTTCGTTTGCGAACCTGGTGCTCACGGCCATCATCGTGGGGGTGATCGCGTAACATGATTGGAATACTCAAAGGAATGGCAGTAACGATGAAACACGCACTCGACGGTCAGACGTTCACCGTCGAGTACCCCGAAGCGGAACCCGAGGTGAGCCCGCGGTTCAGAGGGGTTCACAAGTTCTCACAGGAGCGGTGTATCTGGTGCCGCCAGTGTGAGAACGTCTGTCCGAACGACACCATCCAGATCGTCACGGACGACAAGCGCAACGGGGAGCAGTACAACCTCCACATCGGGCAGTGTATCTACTGCCGGCTCTGTGAGGAGGTCTGTCCCGTCGACGCCATCCTGCTCACGCAGAACTTCGAGTTCACCGCGGACACGAAGAACGACTTCGTCTACAACAAAGAACAGCTCAAGAACGTTCCCTGGTACAAAGGGATGGACCCGCTCAACGAGCGCAACCCCGACCGCAACGCGTGGGTCGGTGAGAGCGACGGCGAGGTCGACTACCAGTAATCGCCGAGAGCGTTCTCGAAATCTTCAAAGGGCATCCACAAGGAGACACACACAATGGCTACCGTTTATGAAATGGCCGCGTTCTTGCTGTTCGCGCTCGTCACAGTCGGGAGCAGCATCGGCGTCGTCCTCGTGCGGGACGTCTGGCACTCCGCACTGTTGCTCGGGGCGGCGCTGTTGAGCGTCGCGGTGCACTACGTGATGTTGCAGGCGGAGTTCCTCGCCGCCATGCAGATCCTCGTCTACGTGGGCGGGGTTCTCATCCTCATCACGTTCGCCGTGATGCTGACGCGGACAGAACCGACAGACGCGGACGAACCGGAGGTGAGCCGCACATGAAACCAACCACACGACCCGAACTCGACCTGGGTTCGCATCTCGTTCCCGGGCTCGCGGCGGTCGCGCTGTTCGCGGTGATGGCCGGCGCGTTCCTCACCGCACAGTTCCCCGAACCACAGGGCTTCCCGGCCGACGCGAACGTCACCGCGAGCATCGGCTACGCGATGTTCAACCTCGACTTCGGCTCCGTCCCCGCGGAGTCGTTCCTCGTGGCGTTCCTCGTCATCGCCATCGCGCTCGACGCGGCGCTCGACGGGGCGATCATCCTCGCGCGTCGCGAGGACGACGGCAAGACGGTCTCGCTGCTCACCGACGGCGGGCGCGAACTGAAGCGCACCGTCTTCGGCGACGACACCGAGTCCGAATCCGACACCGACGCCGACGAGGACACAGGCGCATCCGGAGGTGACCGCTGATGGTGCCGCCGGAGTGGTATCTCCTGCTCTCGGGGGCGGTGTTCTGCATCGGTCTGTTCGGCATCCTGACGAAGCGCAACGCGCTGCTCTTCTTGATGTCCGTCGAGCTGATGTTGAACGCCGCGAACATCAACCTCGTCGCGTTCTCTCAGTTCTGGGGGAACGTCACGGGGCAGACGTTCGGGCTGTTCACGATGGCACTCGCAGCCGCCGAGGTGGCGGTCGGTATCGGCATCATTCTCGTACTGTACCGCAACTTCAAGGACGTCGACGTGACCGTCCCGAAGACGATGAGGTGGTAAGATGGCAGGAATATTCGACTTCGCGCCGGCCATCGTCCTCTTGCCGTTCTTCTCGTTCGTCATCGCCCTCTTCGCTGGGCGATACATGCCGAAGGGCGGGGCGCTGGCGGGCATCGCGGCGACCGGCGGATCGCTTCTCCTGTCCATCGGTGTGGCCTTACAGGTCGCCGGTGGCGGGGCGTACAATCAGACGCTCTACACGTGGGCCGAAGGGCTCGATGCGGTCGACCTGACGTTCGGACTCCTCCTCGACCCGCTGAGCGCGATGATGCTCGTCATCGTCTCGCTCGTGGCGTTCCTCGTCCACCTCTTCTCGCTGGGGTATATGAACGACGAGGGCGAGACCGGACTCCCTCGGTACTACGCCGCGCTCGGCCTCTTCAGCGCGAGTATGCTCGGCTTCGTCGTCAGCGACAACCTGCTGATGGCGTTCATGTTCTTCGAGCTGGTGGGGCTGTGTTCGTACCTGCTCATCGGCTTCTGGTTCCGCGAGGCCGGCCCGCCGTCGGCGGCGAAGAAGGCGTTCTTGGTCACCCGGTTCGGTGACTACTTCTTCCTCGTCGGTGTCGTCGCCGTCTTCGCGACGTTCGGGACCGCCGCGTTCGCGGGCGAGGGGTCGTTCCCCGTCCTCGCCGAACAGGCCATCGCGGGCGAGGCGAGCGTCAACACGCTCGGCTTCGCGCCGCAGACGTGGTTCACCGTCGTCGGCCTGCTCGTCCTCGGCGGCGTCATCGGGAAGTCCGCGCAGTTCCCGCTGCACACCTGGCTCCCCGACGCGATGGAGGGCCCGACGCCCGTCTCCGCGCTCATCCACGCCGCGACGATGGTCGCAGCCGGCGTCTATCTCGTCGCGCGGATGTACGGCTTCTACGCCGTCTCGCCCACCGCCTTGGCGGTCATCGCCCTCGTCGGTGGGTTCACCGCCCTCGTCGCCGCGACGATGGGCGTCGTCAAGCGCGAGATCAAGCAGGTGCTCGCGTACTCGACCATCTCCCAGTACGGCTACATCATGCTCGGCCTGGGCGCGGGCGGCTACGTCGCCGCGACCTTCCACCTGATGACCCACGCGTTCTTCAAGGCGCTGCTCTTCTTGGGTGCGGGGTCGGTCATCATCGCGATGCACCACAACGAGAACATGTGGGACATGGGCGGACTCAAAGAGAAGATGCCCGTGACCTACTACACGTTCCTCGCGGGGTCGCTCGCGCTCGCGGGCATCTTCCCGTTCTCGGGCTTCTGGTCGAAAGACGAGGTGCTCTACGAGACGCTCATCCACGGTCTGGGTGGCTCGCCCATCCTGCTCGCCGCCTACGCGATGGGGCTGTTAGCCGTCTTCTTCACCGGCTTCTACACCTTCCGGATGGTGTTCCTCACCTTCCACGGGAAGCCGCGGTCGGAGACGGCGCGTGATCCCCACGGCGTGCGGTGGAACGTGAAGGTCCCGCTCGTGGTGCTGGGGACGCTCGCGGCCGTCACGGGCGTCGTCAACATGGTGCCGGTGGAGAAGCTCCTCGGCATCGGCGGCATCGACTTCCTCCACCAGTGGCTCGACGGCGGCTTCGAGTCGCTCACGGCCCACCACTACGGGGACGTCCTGCCCTACAGTTCGGCGTACATCGGCGGCGAGGCGGCGACCGTCGCCATCGGCGCGGCCGTCTCGCTTGGCCTCGCCCTCGCGGGTGCGCTGCTCGCGTACACGCTGTACAACGTCCCCGAGCCGGTCGAACACACCGACAAGCTCGGCGGCATCAAGACGCTGCTGTACAACAACTACTACCAGGACGAGTACCAGGTCTGGCTCGCTGAGGACGTCGTCCGGCCCATCGCTCGGGTCGCCGACAAGTTCGACCAGGGCGTCGTCGACGGCGTCGTCAACGGCGTCTCCTCCGTCAGCCTCATGACCGGCTCGCGGATGCGCCGCATCCAGACGGGTGTCGTCTCGAACTACGCGGTGCTCTTGACACTCGGGCTGACGGCGCTCTTGGTAGTGTTCGGTCTGATGGGAGGTTGGTTCGCATGATCATCGAAGCACTCATCGCGTTCACGTTCGTCGCCGCCCTCGGCGTCCTCGTCGCGCCCGACGAGTACGCCGGTCGGCTGGCGTTCGTGCTCAGTCTGGCCCCGGTCGCCGGGGCGCTCTGGATGTGGTCACAGTTCGACGCGAGCGGCAACGCCCTGATGGACGGAACCATCGCGTTCGAGACAGACGTCGTCTGGTTCACCCTCGGTGGACTGGACCTCCACTGGTTCGTCGGGGTCGACGGCATCTCGCTCCCGCTCGTCGTGTTGACGACCATCCTGACGTCGCTCGCCATCGTCTCGGCCTGGACGCCCATCGATATGCGGCAGAGCCAGTTCTACGGGCTGATGCTCTTTATGGAGGCGAACCTCATCGGCGTGTTCACCGCGCTGGACTTCTTCGTCTGGTTCGTCTTCTGGGAGGCCGTCCTCGTCCCGATGTACTTCCTCGTCGGTGTCTGGGGAGGACCTCGGAGAAAGTACGCCGCGATCAAGTTCTTCGTCTACACGAACGTCGCCTCGCTGGTGATGTTCATCGGCTTCATCGCCCTGGTCTTCGGCCTGGGTGACTCCGTCGGCTCGATGCGCCTGCCGGAGATCGCGATGGCGCTCCGCGCCGACGAACTCGGCTCCCTGTACGGCATCGCGCCGAGTACGCTCGCCGCGGCCGCCTTCGTGGCGATGTTCATCGGGTTCGCGGTGAAGGTGCCCGTCGCCCCCCTGCACACGTGGCTGCCCGACGCCCACGTCGAGGCCCCCACGCCCGTGTCGGTGATGCTGGCGGGGGTCCTCCTGAAGATGGGGACCTACGCGCTGCTCCGGTTCAACTTCACGATGCTCCCCGAGGTCGCCGTCGACTTCGCGGTGCCCATCGCGATTCTGGCCGTCATCTCGGTCATCTACGGCGCGCTGCTCGCGCTGGCCCAAGAGGACCTCAAGCGCATCGTCGCCTACTCGTCGGTGTCGTCGATGGGGTACGTCATCCTCGGCCTCATCGCCTACACCACCTACGGCGTGGGCGGCGCGACGTTCCAGATGGTCGCGCACGGCCTCATCTCGGGGCTGATGTTCATGACCGTCGGCGTCGTCTACAACACGACCCACACCCGGATGGTCGGCGACATGTCCGGTATCGCCGACCGGATGCCCGTCACCGCGGGCATCTTCGTCGCCGGCGCGTTCGCCTACATGGGGCTGCCGCTGATGGCCGGCTTCGCGGGCGAGTTCTTCATCTTCAAGGGCTCGTTCGAGTCGACCACCTTCGCGGGGATGCCGCTGTTCACGGCGGCGGCGATGTTCGGCATCGTCATCGTCGCGGGCTATCTCCTCTTGGCGATGCAGCGCACGCTGTTCGGCCCGTTCAGGTTCGACGGCGACTACACCGTCGCAGAGGCACCCGTCCACGACGTGGCGCCGCTGGCGGTGCTGCTCGCGCTCATCATCGTCCTGGGCGTGGCCCCGGACCTGTTCTTCGGGATGATTCAAGACGCCGTCAACCCCATCCTGGGAGGTGTCTCGTAGATGTTCGCTGACGTCTTCATCCAATCGTCGAGCCTGCCCGACTGGGCCGCCACGGCACCCATCCTGGCGCTCGCCGCGGCGTCGATCGTCCTCTTGCTCGCGGACACGATCGACCCCGACACGTCGAACAGCACGCTGCTCGCGGCCATCGCCACGGTCGGTTCGCTCGTGTCGTTCGGTATCGCCGGCTGGTACCTCGTGTCCGGCACGGGCCAGCCCAGTACGGGCGGCGCCATCGAACTGTACGGTGCCTCGCTCGTCGTCGACGGGATGGCGCTGTTCTTCCAGCTCATCTTCGCCTCCGTCACGGCGCTGGTCGTCATCGCCTCGTACGACTATCTGGAGGGCGAGGCCTACCAGGGTGAGTTCTACTCGCTCGTGCTCTTCGCGGCGACCGGGATGAGCCTCATGGCGGCCTCGAACTCCCTCGCGACCGTGTTCGTCTCGCTCGAACT
It contains:
- a CDS encoding NADH-quinone oxidoreductase subunit J, which codes for MATVYEMAAFLLFALVTVGSSIGVVLVRDVWHSALLLGAALLSVAVHYVMLQAEFLAAMQILVYVGGVLILITFAVMLTRTEPTDADEPEVSRT
- a CDS encoding NADH-quinone oxidoreductase subunit J family protein, translating into MKPTTRPELDLGSHLVPGLAAVALFAVMAGAFLTAQFPEPQGFPADANVTASIGYAMFNLDFGSVPAESFLVAFLVIAIALDAALDGAIILARREDDGKTVSLLTDGGRELKRTVFGDDTESESDTDADEDTGASGGDR
- the nuoK gene encoding NADH-quinone oxidoreductase subunit NuoK; translation: MVPPEWYLLLSGAVFCIGLFGILTKRNALLFLMSVELMLNAANINLVAFSQFWGNVTGQTFGLFTMALAAAEVAVGIGIILVLYRNFKDVDVTVPKTMRW
- the nuoL gene encoding NADH-quinone oxidoreductase subunit L, with the translated sequence MAGIFDFAPAIVLLPFFSFVIALFAGRYMPKGGALAGIAATGGSLLLSIGVALQVAGGGAYNQTLYTWAEGLDAVDLTFGLLLDPLSAMMLVIVSLVAFLVHLFSLGYMNDEGETGLPRYYAALGLFSASMLGFVVSDNLLMAFMFFELVGLCSYLLIGFWFREAGPPSAAKKAFLVTRFGDYFFLVGVVAVFATFGTAAFAGEGSFPVLAEQAIAGEASVNTLGFAPQTWFTVVGLLVLGGVIGKSAQFPLHTWLPDAMEGPTPVSALIHAATMVAAGVYLVARMYGFYAVSPTALAVIALVGGFTALVAATMGVVKREIKQVLAYSTISQYGYIMLGLGAGGYVAATFHLMTHAFFKALLFLGAGSVIIAMHHNENMWDMGGLKEKMPVTYYTFLAGSLALAGIFPFSGFWSKDEVLYETLIHGLGGSPILLAAYAMGLLAVFFTGFYTFRMVFLTFHGKPRSETARDPHGVRWNVKVPLVVLGTLAAVTGVVNMVPVEKLLGIGGIDFLHQWLDGGFESLTAHHYGDVLPYSSAYIGGEAATVAIGAAVSLGLALAGALLAYTLYNVPEPVEHTDKLGGIKTLLYNNYYQDEYQVWLAEDVVRPIARVADKFDQGVVDGVVNGVSSVSLMTGSRMRRIQTGVVSNYAVLLTLGLTALLVVFGLMGGWFA
- a CDS encoding complex I subunit 4 family protein, which codes for MIIEALIAFTFVAALGVLVAPDEYAGRLAFVLSLAPVAGALWMWSQFDASGNALMDGTIAFETDVVWFTLGGLDLHWFVGVDGISLPLVVLTTILTSLAIVSAWTPIDMRQSQFYGLMLFMEANLIGVFTALDFFVWFVFWEAVLVPMYFLVGVWGGPRRKYAAIKFFVYTNVASLVMFIGFIALVFGLGDSVGSMRLPEIAMALRADELGSLYGIAPSTLAAAAFVAMFIGFAVKVPVAPLHTWLPDAHVEAPTPVSVMLAGVLLKMGTYALLRFNFTMLPEVAVDFAVPIAILAVISVIYGALLALAQEDLKRIVAYSSVSSMGYVILGLIAYTTYGVGGATFQMVAHGLISGLMFMTVGVVYNTTHTRMVGDMSGIADRMPVTAGIFVAGAFAYMGLPLMAGFAGEFFIFKGSFESTTFAGMPLFTAAAMFGIVIVAGYLLLAMQRTLFGPFRFDGDYTVAEAPVHDVAPLAVLLALIIVLGVAPDLFFGMIQDAVNPILGGVS